The following coding sequences lie in one Silvanigrella aquatica genomic window:
- a CDS encoding DUF3015 family protein: MKKILSKKNVLLGTAALSMWFSQSSFAVGSAGCGLGSIIFSEEVWWKQVFAATSNGSSGTQTFGITSGTSNCAPGLFSQRQKQKDFVAANLSSLEREAAQGNGETVKGLASVMGCNGSTYHNFGAHVQANYNAIFNSNDPAVVVTNIHNELQKNEGLSQSCKVSS, translated from the coding sequence ATGAAAAAAATTCTATCTAAAAAGAATGTTCTTTTAGGAACGGCAGCTCTTAGCATGTGGTTTTCTCAATCGTCATTTGCTGTAGGTTCTGCAGGATGTGGTTTAGGTTCAATTATTTTCTCTGAAGAAGTTTGGTGGAAGCAAGTATTTGCAGCTACTTCGAATGGTTCTTCGGGAACACAAACTTTTGGAATCACATCAGGTACTTCAAACTGTGCGCCAGGTCTTTTTTCGCAACGTCAAAAACAAAAAGATTTTGTAGCTGCTAATTTATCTTCATTAGAAAGAGAAGCAGCACAAGGAAATGGGGAAACCGTAAAAGGTCTTGCTTCTGTTATGGGTTGTAATGGGTCTACGTATCATAATTTTGGAGCTCATGTTCAAGCGAATTATAATGCCATTTTTAACTCAAACGATCCTGCTGTTGTTGTTACGAATATTCATAATGAGTTGCAAAAAAATGAGGGTCTTTCTCAATCTTGTAAAGTTAGTTCTTAA
- a CDS encoding DUF3015 family protein, whose amino-acid sequence MSNIMKNILFMTIVAAFALLAFRAHAVGSAGCGLGSIVFKGNEWYKQILAVTTNDSTGSQTLGITTGTSNCAPGLFGDAQKQQDYVVANLTSIEREAAQGSGKTLNGLASVLGCDDSQNQVFGIYTQKKYSEIFNSNDANQILLNLKSALQKDTPLSQSCKLINI is encoded by the coding sequence ATGTCAAATATTATGAAAAATATACTTTTTATGACAATAGTGGCTGCATTTGCTCTTCTTGCCTTTCGTGCGCATGCTGTGGGATCGGCGGGATGTGGTTTGGGTTCTATAGTTTTTAAAGGAAATGAGTGGTATAAACAAATTCTAGCCGTAACAACAAATGATTCGACTGGATCTCAAACACTTGGAATCACGACGGGAACATCTAATTGCGCTCCCGGATTATTTGGTGATGCGCAAAAACAGCAAGATTATGTTGTGGCAAACTTAACTTCCATTGAAAGGGAAGCAGCGCAGGGAAGTGGAAAAACATTGAACGGTTTGGCTTCTGTTTTGGGTTGTGATGATTCTCAAAATCAAGTTTTTGGTATTTATACACAGAAGAAATATTCAGAAATTTTTAATTCTAATGATGCAAATCAAATACTATTAAATTTAAAATCGGCATTACAGAAAGACACTCCTCTTTCACAATCTTGTAAACTTATAAATATTTAG
- a CDS encoding MnmC family methyltransferase, with amino-acid sequence MSVNKQGNQYVLAETASGIPTFKHIETNEILHGQVGPYEEAYNLYVKSSSIENFAQNIVIYDLGMGCGAQIIAMYNAFLKNKKIPKLTIVSFDLEKQGLIALLKNIQLFPYAFEFEILLKKCIEQNHISHFLDDGREFEWIFIEGDFVKTIKIFEGKFPFADIVCYDFFSPASHPHLWTYEVFLNLKNHMNPKSKLITYSSATCVRAAMLAAGFFVGFGPLSGKKAKSTIAASSLNLLEEPLPLSWQTTFYRSGAKFCSVESEVSQQTILEALNSHPQWFPI; translated from the coding sequence ATGTCAGTAAATAAACAGGGTAATCAATATGTTCTTGCAGAAACTGCGTCAGGAATTCCCACCTTCAAACATATTGAAACCAATGAAATATTACACGGTCAGGTAGGGCCTTATGAAGAAGCTTATAATTTGTATGTGAAATCTTCATCCATTGAAAATTTTGCACAAAACATTGTGATTTATGATTTGGGAATGGGATGTGGCGCGCAAATCATAGCAATGTATAATGCCTTTTTAAAAAACAAAAAAATTCCTAAATTAACAATAGTGAGTTTTGATTTAGAAAAACAGGGACTCATCGCTTTATTAAAAAATATTCAACTGTTTCCTTATGCTTTTGAATTTGAAATACTTTTAAAGAAATGTATTGAACAAAATCATATTTCGCATTTTTTAGATGATGGCAGAGAATTCGAATGGATATTTATAGAAGGTGATTTTGTTAAAACTATAAAGATTTTCGAGGGCAAATTTCCATTTGCAGATATTGTTTGCTACGATTTTTTTTCTCCTGCCAGTCATCCCCATCTTTGGACATATGAAGTCTTTTTAAATTTAAAAAACCATATGAATCCTAAGTCAAAATTAATTACTTACTCTTCTGCAACCTGTGTTCGTGCCGCCATGCTCGCAGCAGGATTTTTTGTGGGATTTGGCCCTTTAAGCGGAAAAAAAGCAAAATCAACAATTGCCGCGTCATCCTTAAATTTATTGGAAGAACCTCTTCCTCTTTCTTGGCAAACTACTTTTTATCGTTCGGGAGCGAAATTTTGTTCTGTTGAGTCGGAAGTTTCACAGCAAACTATTCTTGAAGCTTTAAACTCCCATCCGCAGTGGTTTCCTATTTAA
- a CDS encoding Fur family transcriptional regulator, producing MECNKNHHQMAHVHHSGYCNGKLFKDAAFDALKAAHCRITRPRLAVIECLAQATVPLSPKNIYEYVLQNNDDKIDQVSVYRILETFIQLNLIHQVFPSGDYLPCTTSCEKNSNHIILNCIHCGKVTEIDIDGNDILKIYEYIKNKIYFLPAKNRIQIDGMCHSCQ from the coding sequence ATGGAATGTAATAAAAATCATCATCAGATGGCACATGTTCACCATTCAGGATATTGCAATGGTAAATTATTTAAAGATGCTGCATTTGATGCTCTAAAAGCGGCTCATTGTAGAATAACGCGGCCACGTCTTGCTGTCATAGAATGTCTTGCGCAAGCAACTGTTCCTCTGTCACCAAAAAATATTTATGAATATGTTTTACAAAACAATGATGATAAAATAGATCAAGTTTCAGTATACCGCATATTAGAAACTTTTATACAGTTAAATTTAATTCATCAGGTTTTTCCTTCTGGAGATTATCTGCCTTGTACAACAAGTTGTGAAAAGAATTCGAATCATATTATTTTAAATTGTATTCACTGTGGAAAAGTTACAGAAATTGATATTGATGGGAATGATATTTTAAAAATATATGAGTATATTAAAAATAAGATTTATTTTTTACCGGCTAAAAATAGAATTCAAATTGATGGGATGTGTCACTCATGTCAGTAA
- a CDS encoding ZrgA family zinc uptake protein gives MNKIMTQVSIAITLIFSYPLAWSHGTHEHGNAKIDIGVENNTASIHLEVPAISIYGFEHEAKSENDKKTVEASVNKIRDNISQMVKLDSNLGCTFTTTKIDPFVKDDDEDNDENKLKSAQNTSNVKNDKKEAEHGEFKADFSVKCTKNISGTKITFGFKKYFPSIHKINVQGISSSTQSAAKISNDKGFIQL, from the coding sequence ATGAACAAAATTATGACCCAAGTGAGCATTGCTATAACCCTTATTTTTTCGTATCCACTCGCTTGGTCCCATGGCACTCATGAGCATGGAAATGCTAAAATTGATATTGGAGTTGAAAATAATACCGCGAGCATTCATCTCGAAGTTCCAGCCATCAGCATCTATGGTTTTGAACATGAAGCAAAATCAGAAAATGATAAGAAAACAGTGGAAGCTTCTGTTAATAAAATAAGAGATAACATCAGCCAAATGGTAAAACTTGATTCTAATTTAGGATGCACTTTTACAACAACAAAAATAGACCCTTTTGTTAAAGATGATGATGAAGACAATGATGAAAATAAGCTAAAATCAGCACAAAATACCTCAAACGTAAAAAATGACAAAAAAGAAGCGGAGCATGGTGAATTTAAAGCTGATTTTTCTGTAAAATGCACAAAAAATATATCAGGTACAAAAATCACCTTTGGATTTAAAAAATACTTTCCCAGTATTCATAAAATTAATGTCCAAGGAATTAGTAGCTCAACACAAAGTGCCGCTAAAATTTCAAATGATAAAGGCTTCATCCAATTATGA
- a CDS encoding ABC transporter ATP-binding protein produces the protein MTQVVSIKNLKYSYKKGHPILDIENLDISEGDRLFLYGPSGCGKTTLLSIMAGILPAKEGSLKIFNTEYVGLKPSKRDHLRGTQMGYIFQMFNLIPYLNVRDNILLPCKISPARRNKLTPKELNEKCHELAHNLKIDSLLHKKVTEISIGQQQRVAAARALIGFPKLIIADEPTSSLDTENREQFLQNLFTQCEAQKTTLIFVSHDKELKKFFSHHILLPEINRVKHL, from the coding sequence ATGACTCAGGTTGTATCCATAAAAAATTTAAAATACTCTTATAAAAAAGGACATCCTATACTTGATATTGAAAATCTTGATATCAGTGAAGGGGATCGTCTTTTTTTATATGGACCTAGCGGATGCGGCAAAACAACATTATTAAGTATTATGGCTGGAATTTTACCTGCAAAAGAAGGCTCTCTTAAAATATTTAATACAGAATATGTTGGCCTAAAACCCTCAAAACGCGATCATTTGCGTGGCACACAAATGGGTTATATTTTTCAAATGTTTAATTTAATACCCTATCTCAATGTGAGAGATAATATTTTGTTACCTTGTAAAATTAGCCCTGCACGAAGAAATAAATTAACACCCAAAGAATTAAATGAAAAATGCCACGAATTGGCTCATAATCTAAAAATTGATTCACTTCTTCATAAAAAAGTTACTGAAATATCTATAGGACAACAACAACGTGTTGCAGCGGCAAGAGCCTTAATTGGGTTTCCTAAATTGATTATTGCCGATGAACCTACAAGTTCTTTAGACACTGAAAATAGAGAGCAGTTTTTGCAAAACTTATTTACTCAATGCGAAGCACAAAAAACAACACTCATATTTGTAAGCCACGATAAAGAACTTAAAAAGTTTTTCTCTCATCATATTTTATTACCAGAAATAAATAGAGTTAAACACTTATGA
- a CDS encoding ABC transporter permease yields MIIHLKIALQSLLNRKMTFLLTIFSIAMSIMLFLGIARIRQGAKESFSNTISKTDLVVGARGSGIQLLLYTVFHMGNATNNISWSSYEEIKNYPEVKWTIPFSLGDSYHGYRVVATDQNLYQHYRFFGDKKIQVAQGDIPDNVFDVALGWEMAKKENLKIGDPIPLTHGISTGPGIIVHKDKPFTVVGILKETGTPLDRAAYITLEGMEAIHIDWTNGAPPIPGNELSTSQIKKENIKVTQLTAFLLGAENRISALGLQRDLNNFKKEPIMAIIPGVALSQLWETVSYAESALQIISVFVVAIGLIGMMVSIYTSLETRRREISILRAVGAGSKAIVFLLISESLIISVFACILGYILCYGAILIARPFILNEFGILIPSISFEVNEFYYLLSVIIFSCIIGLVPAIKAYKNSLHDGLSVRL; encoded by the coding sequence ATGATTATACATTTAAAAATTGCTTTACAATCTCTATTAAATAGAAAAATGACTTTTTTACTTACCATTTTTTCTATTGCCATGAGCATCATGCTTTTTTTAGGAATTGCTCGCATTCGCCAAGGTGCTAAAGAAAGCTTTTCTAACACAATTAGCAAAACAGATTTAGTTGTTGGTGCCCGAGGAAGTGGTATTCAACTACTTTTATATACCGTTTTTCATATGGGTAACGCTACAAATAATATTTCATGGTCTTCCTATGAAGAAATTAAAAATTACCCCGAAGTAAAATGGACAATTCCTTTTTCATTAGGTGACAGCTATCATGGTTATCGTGTTGTGGCGACGGATCAAAATTTATATCAACATTATCGTTTTTTTGGTGATAAAAAAATTCAAGTTGCTCAAGGCGACATTCCTGACAACGTCTTTGATGTGGCCTTAGGCTGGGAAATGGCTAAAAAAGAAAATTTAAAAATAGGTGATCCAATTCCTTTGACTCATGGCATAAGCACAGGTCCCGGAATTATTGTTCACAAAGACAAACCTTTTACCGTTGTGGGAATTCTTAAAGAAACAGGAACACCCTTGGATAGAGCAGCCTATATTACTTTAGAAGGTATGGAAGCTATTCATATCGATTGGACAAATGGAGCTCCCCCTATTCCTGGAAATGAATTATCAACTTCACAAATAAAAAAAGAAAATATTAAAGTAACGCAATTAACCGCCTTTTTATTAGGAGCAGAAAACAGAATTAGTGCCCTCGGCTTGCAAAGAGATCTCAACAACTTTAAAAAAGAACCTATTATGGCTATTATTCCTGGCGTGGCCTTAAGCCAACTTTGGGAAACAGTAAGTTATGCTGAGTCGGCTTTACAAATCATTTCTGTTTTTGTTGTTGCCATTGGTTTAATTGGAATGATGGTTTCTATATACACATCACTTGAAACACGACGACGTGAAATTTCAATTTTACGCGCTGTAGGAGCAGGTTCTAAAGCCATTGTATTTTTGTTAATTTCAGAATCATTAATTATAAGCGTTTTCGCTTGTATATTAGGATATATCTTATGCTATGGAGCTATATTAATTGCGCGTCCTTTCATCCTAAATGAATTTGGAATTTTAATTCCTAGTATTTCTTTTGAGGTTAATGAATTTTATTATCTTTTAAGTGTTATTATTTTTTCTTGTATTATTGGCTTGGTGCCCGCTATTAAAGCATACAAAAACTCTTTGCATGATGGATTAAGTGTTAGGTTATGA
- a CDS encoding metal ABC transporter substrate-binding protein: MKKFFSLSIVACVSLFGFKNISYSNEIKSSSLKIETTIPYLKDLVSKASCDSKSFQVNSIISMGNDPHTFHITPANRVAIAKADIIVLIGSGLENWLTKIKRTKNQTWLNVTESMILRKLSESEMSSHNHDHDHGHDHSHDHDHQHLEYDPHIWQSPSLTKEALLKISATLIKLKPDEKKNIESCTQDYIKNIDENIVELKKLSQSISEEKRVIATNHDALGYFAKEFGFKIYSIVGLSDESAPTAAQLKKIISQLKKDKINTVFLESTGNMRNIQTVAKEANVKIGGTLYSDSLGAKDSGAETAPDMWRTNMNTIVSALKK; encoded by the coding sequence ATGAAAAAGTTCTTTTCTCTTTCAATTGTTGCCTGTGTCTCTTTATTTGGATTTAAAAATATTTCATATTCAAATGAAATAAAATCATCATCTCTTAAAATAGAAACTACCATTCCCTATTTAAAAGATTTAGTCTCAAAAGCATCTTGCGATTCTAAATCTTTTCAGGTTAATAGCATTATCTCTATGGGAAATGATCCTCATACGTTTCATATTACACCCGCCAATCGCGTTGCTATTGCAAAAGCTGATATCATTGTTCTTATTGGTTCTGGACTTGAAAATTGGCTTACTAAAATAAAAAGAACAAAAAATCAAACTTGGCTTAACGTAACAGAAAGTATGATTTTACGTAAATTAAGCGAAAGCGAAATGTCCTCTCACAATCATGACCACGATCATGGTCATGATCATAGTCACGACCATGATCATCAACATTTAGAATATGATCCCCATATTTGGCAATCGCCCTCTTTAACTAAAGAAGCCTTATTAAAAATTTCAGCTACTTTAATTAAATTAAAACCTGATGAGAAAAAAAATATTGAGTCTTGCACACAAGATTATATTAAAAATATAGATGAAAACATTGTTGAATTAAAAAAATTATCCCAATCTATTTCTGAAGAAAAAAGAGTGATTGCAACAAATCATGATGCCCTCGGTTACTTTGCAAAAGAATTTGGTTTCAAAATATACAGCATTGTTGGTTTATCTGACGAATCTGCCCCGACGGCAGCACAATTAAAAAAGATCATCTCGCAATTAAAAAAAGACAAAATAAATACAGTTTTTCTTGAATCAACAGGAAATATGCGCAATATTCAGACCGTCGCTAAAGAAGCAAATGTTAAAATTGGTGGTACTTTGTACAGCGATTCTTTAGGTGCAAAAGATTCTGGCGCCGAAACCGCACCCGATATGTGGCGCACAAATATGAATACCATTGTCAGCGCCCTCAAAAAATAG
- a CDS encoding metal ABC transporter ATP-binding protein, with protein sequence MSYLSWNQLVVGYSHKKCLINPFSGEVTQPGIYAIMGQNGCGKSTLLKTWLGLLRPVSGSVYLNDAPIPTEHNISQGIAYVPQFHAVNRYFHISVQDFIKQGRGPQYKFAENDYHEITNLLSEWQLSGYENRSFHEMSGGQKTRVMIVRAIISKPKILFLDEPLASLDICCQQQLMDTLEELTQAHKVCVFIVDHHLENFKNYLTTRFYFTRKHDQEISSVILK encoded by the coding sequence ATGAGTTATTTAAGTTGGAATCAATTGGTTGTGGGTTATTCTCATAAAAAATGTCTTATAAATCCTTTTTCAGGAGAAGTCACGCAGCCCGGTATTTACGCTATAATGGGTCAAAATGGTTGCGGAAAATCCACTCTTCTGAAAACTTGGCTGGGACTTCTGCGACCTGTTTCGGGCTCAGTGTATTTAAATGATGCTCCCATTCCAACGGAACACAATATTTCACAAGGTATTGCTTATGTTCCCCAGTTTCATGCTGTAAACCGGTATTTTCATATTTCTGTACAAGATTTCATTAAGCAAGGGCGCGGCCCACAGTATAAATTTGCCGAAAATGATTACCACGAAATTACCAATTTGCTTTCGGAATGGCAGCTTTCGGGGTATGAAAATCGCAGTTTTCACGAAATGAGTGGCGGGCAAAAAACCCGCGTTATGATTGTCAGAGCTATTATTTCTAAACCTAAAATCCTTTTTTTAGATGAACCCCTCGCAAGTTTAGATATTTGTTGCCAACAACAACTGATGGATACACTGGAAGAACTCACACAAGCTCATAAAGTTTGTGTATTTATTGTAGATCATCATTTAGAAAACTTTAAAAATTATTTAACAACACGATTTTACTTTACAAGAAAACATGATCAAGAAATTTCATCAGTCATTTTAAAGTAA
- a CDS encoding metal ABC transporter permease, whose amino-acid sequence MFQEMPAFFQIFQYSFAQIAVIATILITLMCGFLSPVVVLKQRAYMGDTLSHLVFPGVIAGILFSNYTDFPFWICILLGAIVTALLGTFISEWILKSLKIPPDASAVICLTSFFAMGIIAISSNRDTRLDPESILFGDVLTLSWRDVGILAGALIFVATAILSLKKHWDAWLSDPEFAEIAGFKVKTLEKLFPIMMTFAILSGLFAVGGLMISALLTLPTIIYQPRSVFSPIVVLLSLIGGLLGILLAFSFNWPVGPSIVIVGFVSILVKTLAVRLQEKKGI is encoded by the coding sequence ATGTTTCAGGAAATGCCGGCATTTTTTCAAATATTTCAATACAGTTTTGCACAAATTGCTGTTATTGCAACAATACTTATAACTTTAATGTGCGGTTTTTTAAGCCCTGTTGTTGTACTGAAGCAAAGAGCTTATATGGGCGATACCCTCTCCCACCTCGTCTTTCCTGGTGTGATTGCGGGCATCCTCTTTTCGAACTACACCGATTTTCCTTTTTGGATTTGTATCCTTTTAGGAGCCATCGTAACAGCTCTGTTAGGAACTTTTATCTCCGAGTGGATTTTAAAAAGCCTGAAAATTCCCCCTGATGCTTCGGCAGTCATATGTCTCACTTCCTTTTTTGCCATGGGAATTATTGCTATTTCAAGCAACCGGGACACCCGCCTCGATCCTGAAAGCATCCTATTCGGCGATGTGCTCACACTATCTTGGCGTGATGTTGGCATTCTTGCCGGAGCTTTAATTTTTGTAGCAACAGCGATTTTAAGCTTAAAAAAACATTGGGACGCATGGTTATCCGATCCTGAATTTGCAGAAATTGCAGGGTTCAAAGTAAAAACTCTCGAAAAACTTTTCCCAATCATGATGACCTTTGCTATCCTCTCTGGACTTTTTGCAGTGGGCGGGTTGATGATCTCGGCTCTTTTAACTTTACCCACAATAATTTACCAACCACGTAGTGTTTTTTCTCCCATTGTTGTTTTATTAAGCCTTATTGGCGGACTCCTTGGGATCCTGCTGGCATTCAGTTTCAACTGGCCCGTAGGACCTAGCATTGTCATCGTGGGGTTTGTTTCTATTTTAGTAAAAACCCTTGCAGTACGTCTGCAAGAAAAAAAAGGGATTTAA
- the lysS gene encoding lysine--tRNA ligase, translating to MSDNIFELKKAKFLEQREKGNLADSYNKTHTIEEVAALSEGTKNISTAGRIVAMRTMGKILFAHIYDFSGKVQICVRKTEEAPEVFEEFTANVSIGDFVGVEGEMFVTKTGELTLRVGSWKLLNKCLRTLPEKYHGIEDIETRYRQRYLDIIMNNESRDVFKKRFEIVKALRRYLEDSGYHEVETPILQTTPSGALARPFFTHHNALDIDCVMRIACETYLKRCIGAGIDKVYEFARSFRNEGISATHLQDFTMLEFYASYWNSDKMRLFVEGMMRNLIEKIFGKVQVKLGNNEIDFSGEWPVYEYSFLVQRDSGIDIKKYNTRESLAEQIKAKNIRLDDDINTLSWANMVDSLYKKVSRPKLIQPCFLVKYPVEMAPLARRNSKEPQYVDFFQFLVNGVELVKAYSELVDAIDQRERFEEQMQAREHGDDEAMPIDEEFLTAMEHGFPPIAGVGIGIDRLTMILCGCENIKDTVLFPLLRPIPAGHQDSEAEHEKK from the coding sequence ATGTCTGATAATATTTTTGAACTTAAAAAAGCAAAATTTTTGGAGCAGCGTGAAAAAGGAAATCTTGCTGATTCCTACAATAAAACTCACACGATTGAAGAAGTCGCAGCACTTTCCGAAGGTACTAAAAACATCAGTACCGCAGGACGCATTGTTGCTATGCGAACCATGGGTAAAATATTATTTGCACATATCTATGATTTTAGTGGAAAAGTCCAAATTTGTGTCCGTAAAACCGAAGAAGCTCCCGAAGTTTTTGAAGAGTTTACTGCAAATGTTTCCATTGGTGATTTTGTAGGTGTAGAAGGTGAAATGTTTGTTACCAAAACAGGGGAACTGACATTAAGAGTGGGATCGTGGAAATTATTAAATAAATGCTTGCGCACATTACCTGAAAAATATCATGGCATAGAGGACATAGAAACCCGCTATCGCCAAAGATATCTCGATATTATTATGAATAACGAGTCAAGAGATGTTTTTAAAAAACGCTTTGAAATTGTCAAAGCTTTACGCCGTTACCTTGAAGACAGCGGTTATCACGAAGTCGAAACTCCTATTTTACAAACAACCCCTTCGGGAGCTTTGGCAAGACCCTTTTTCACACATCACAATGCCCTTGACATTGATTGTGTGATGCGCATTGCCTGTGAAACTTATTTAAAGCGCTGTATTGGTGCCGGCATTGATAAAGTTTATGAATTTGCGCGCAGCTTTAGAAATGAAGGAATTTCAGCAACTCACTTGCAAGATTTCACTATGCTAGAATTTTATGCGTCCTATTGGAATTCAGATAAAATGCGCCTTTTCGTCGAAGGCATGATGCGTAACCTTATTGAAAAGATTTTTGGTAAAGTTCAAGTGAAATTAGGTAACAATGAAATTGATTTTTCAGGTGAATGGCCTGTTTATGAATATTCCTTTTTAGTACAAAGAGATTCGGGAATTGATATTAAAAAATACAATACAAGAGAATCCTTAGCGGAACAAATTAAAGCAAAAAATATCCGCTTAGATGACGATATCAACACATTAAGTTGGGCAAATATGGTAGACTCACTGTATAAAAAAGTATCGCGTCCCAAACTCATTCAACCTTGTTTTCTTGTAAAATATCCTGTGGAAATGGCTCCTTTAGCAAGACGTAACAGCAAAGAACCACAATATGTCGATTTCTTCCAATTTTTAGTAAATGGCGTAGAACTTGTTAAGGCTTATTCTGAGCTTGTTGATGCCATTGATCAAAGAGAGCGTTTTGAAGAACAAATGCAAGCCCGTGAACACGGTGATGACGAAGCAATGCCCATTGATGAAGAATTTTTAACAGCAATGGAACATGGATTTCCTCCAATTGCTGGGGTAGGCATTGGCATCGATCGCCTCACCATGATTTTATGTGGCTGCGAAAACATTAAAGATACAGTTCTTTTTCCATTATTACGCCCTATTCCAGCAGGACATCAAGATTCAGAAGCAGAACATGAGAAAAAGTAA